One window of the Pieris brassicae chromosome 2, ilPieBrab1.1, whole genome shotgun sequence genome contains the following:
- the LOC123720044 gene encoding GTP cyclohydrolase 1 isoform X2 yields MKELVVSTSQCVEKNGATIVAKNGKNKDSHEKCTFHHDLELDHRPPTREALLPDMANSYRLLLTGLGEDPERDGLLKTPERAAKAMLFFTKGYDQSLEEVLNNAIFDEDTDEMVVVKDIEMFSMCEHHLVPFYGKVSIGYLPQGKILGLSKLARIVEIYSRRLQVQERLTKQIAKAVTQAVRPAGVAVVIEGVHMCMVMRGVQKINSKTVTSTMLGVFRDDPKTREEFLNLVHSK; encoded by the exons aTGAAGGAGCTAGTGGTTTCAACCAGCCAGTGCGTAGAAAAGAACGGAGCTACTATTGTTGCCAAGAATGGGAAAAACAAAGACA GTCACGAAAAGTGCACATTTCACCATGATTTGGAGCTGGACCACCGACCGCCCACCCGGGAGGCTCTCCTCCCCGACATGGCTAACTCCTACAGGCTCTTACTCACGG gGCTGGGAGAAGACCCAGAAAGAGATGGTCTTCTCAAGACTCCTGAAAGAGCTGCCAAAGCCATGTTATTCTTCACTAAAGGATACGACCAAAGTTTAGAAG AGGTGTTAAACAATGCCATCTTCGACGAAGACACAGACGAGATGGTTGTAGTAAAGGACATTGAGATGTTCTCTATGTGTGAACATCATTTGGTGCCCTTCTACGGAAAAGTCTCTATCGGATACCTGCCGCAGGGCAAGATTCTTGGACTTAGCAAGCTAGCAAG AATTGTGGAGATCTACTCCAGACGGCTTCAAGTACAGGAGCGTCTTACTAAACAGATAGCGAAGGCCGTCACTCAAGCAGTGAGACCTGCTGGTGTAGCAGTCGTCATCGAAGGAGT GCACATGTGCATGGTGATGCGTGGTGTCCAGAAAATAAACAGTAAGACAGTGACCTCAACGATGTTGGGCGTGTTCCGTGACGACCCTAAGACTCGTGAGGAGTTCCTCAACCTTGTTCACTCCAAGTGA
- the LOC123720044 gene encoding GTP cyclohydrolase 1 isoform X1, translating to MTTVNGKDTNDVPPSSLIRRISSRTIKTEDKENGDVCKGSFVSKYKKVPEALKNFHLNDPEENLEVPGTPATPRTSTTPGHEKCTFHHDLELDHRPPTREALLPDMANSYRLLLTGLGEDPERDGLLKTPERAAKAMLFFTKGYDQSLEEVLNNAIFDEDTDEMVVVKDIEMFSMCEHHLVPFYGKVSIGYLPQGKILGLSKLARIVEIYSRRLQVQERLTKQIAKAVTQAVRPAGVAVVIEGVHMCMVMRGVQKINSKTVTSTMLGVFRDDPKTREEFLNLVHSK from the exons ATGACGACCGTTAACGGAAAAGACACCAACGACGTACCACCATCGTCTCTAATTCGAAGAATTAGTTCGCGAACAATAAAAACCGAGGATAAAGAAAACGGTGATGTTTGTAAGGGATCATTTGTTAGTAAATACAAGAAGGTACCGGAGGCACttaaaaattttcatttaaatgatCCTGAAGAAAATTTGGAGGTTCCTGGAACACCGGCGACGCCACGAACATCGACTACACCTG GTCACGAAAAGTGCACATTTCACCATGATTTGGAGCTGGACCACCGACCGCCCACCCGGGAGGCTCTCCTCCCCGACATGGCTAACTCCTACAGGCTCTTACTCACGG gGCTGGGAGAAGACCCAGAAAGAGATGGTCTTCTCAAGACTCCTGAAAGAGCTGCCAAAGCCATGTTATTCTTCACTAAAGGATACGACCAAAGTTTAGAAG AGGTGTTAAACAATGCCATCTTCGACGAAGACACAGACGAGATGGTTGTAGTAAAGGACATTGAGATGTTCTCTATGTGTGAACATCATTTGGTGCCCTTCTACGGAAAAGTCTCTATCGGATACCTGCCGCAGGGCAAGATTCTTGGACTTAGCAAGCTAGCAAG AATTGTGGAGATCTACTCCAGACGGCTTCAAGTACAGGAGCGTCTTACTAAACAGATAGCGAAGGCCGTCACTCAAGCAGTGAGACCTGCTGGTGTAGCAGTCGTCATCGAAGGAGT GCACATGTGCATGGTGATGCGTGGTGTCCAGAAAATAAACAGTAAGACAGTGACCTCAACGATGTTGGGCGTGTTCCGTGACGACCCTAAGACTCGTGAGGAGTTCCTCAACCTTGTTCACTCCAAGTGA